The genomic region AATTACCTCAACCGGACCTTCGGCCTCGAAAAGCTGATCGGGGAGGATAACCCGTGGCCGATCGAGCACTTCGGCCGGATTGTTTGGGTGGCGTTTCTGATCATTATTTACATCGGCTCCAATCACAACGCCGAACGGCTGGTCCGCAAGCTGCAGAAGACAAAAGCCGAAGTGGACGAGCTGCGGGCCCATTACACGACGTTGCAGGCCGCTTTCATGAAGACCGGCAAGCAGTCCGAAATCCGGAAACAGGTGGAAGCGCTGGGACTGGGCGAAAGCCAGGTTCCGCCCCAGATTATCGTTGTCAAACCCGAAGAAGAACAATGAGCATGGGTAGCCAGAACGTTAAACAGGTTATTATCGGACGGGCACGGCTTGCGTCCATCGGCGTTACCATCTTTGCCCTGGCCATTATCGC from Tellurirhabdus rosea harbors:
- a CDS encoding FtsL-like putative cell division protein, which produces MAQNTYKTQPKPPKPPRKRESRLYNYLNRTFGLEKLIGEDNPWPIEHFGRIVWVAFLIIIYIGSNHNAERLVRKLQKTKAEVDELRAHYTTLQAAFMKTGKQSEIRKQVEALGLGESQVPPQIIVVKPEEEQ